The following are from one region of the Rosistilla carotiformis genome:
- a CDS encoding sugar-binding protein, with amino-acid sequence MSKPTFFLLSLFACVSVLGTGCNKSSSDSAGGGDSGQRPSVAYVTNGVASFWVIAEAGVKQGGKDFDADVEVLMPAEGITAQKRMIEDLLTKGTDGIAISPIDPENQTELINKAAKYAKVITHDSDAPDSDRLCYIGVDNYIAGRMCGELVREAMPEGGKLAIFIGRLEQDNARRRRQGVIDAVLGRSEDPTRFDPPDAEIKEGDWHIVGTYTDQFDRAQGKANAEDAISRHPDLAGMVGLFAYNPPLMLEALTQSGHLGKIKVIGFDEAQETLQGIQDGNVYGTVVQNPFEYGRQSVKVLAGLARGENLQSLGIPEDGFLDIPARKIRKDNLDEFWAELKKNMGETAE; translated from the coding sequence ATGTCGAAGCCAACTTTTTTTCTGCTTTCCCTGTTCGCCTGCGTTTCGGTACTGGGTACCGGATGCAATAAAAGTTCCAGCGATTCGGCCGGTGGCGGCGACTCCGGCCAACGCCCCAGCGTCGCTTATGTGACCAACGGCGTCGCGTCGTTTTGGGTGATCGCCGAAGCGGGCGTTAAGCAAGGTGGAAAGGATTTTGATGCCGACGTCGAGGTGTTGATGCCGGCTGAAGGGATCACCGCGCAGAAGCGGATGATCGAAGATCTTTTGACCAAGGGGACCGATGGGATCGCGATCAGCCCGATCGATCCAGAGAATCAAACCGAGTTGATCAACAAGGCGGCGAAGTACGCCAAGGTGATCACGCACGACAGCGACGCTCCCGATTCGGATCGGCTGTGCTACATCGGGGTCGACAACTACATCGCGGGGCGGATGTGCGGCGAACTGGTCCGCGAAGCGATGCCCGAGGGGGGCAAGTTGGCGATTTTCATCGGCCGCTTGGAACAGGACAACGCGCGCCGCCGACGTCAGGGAGTGATCGACGCGGTCCTGGGACGCAGCGAAGATCCGACCCGTTTCGACCCGCCCGACGCGGAGATCAAAGAGGGAGATTGGCACATCGTCGGCACCTACACCGATCAATTCGATCGCGCTCAAGGGAAAGCGAACGCCGAGGATGCGATCAGCCGCCATCCCGATCTGGCTGGCATGGTGGGGCTGTTCGCCTACAACCCGCCGCTGATGCTCGAAGCGCTCACGCAGAGCGGACATCTTGGAAAAATCAAAGTCATCGGATTCGACGAAGCTCAAGAGACGCTGCAGGGAATTCAAGACGGCAACGTCTACGGAACCGTCGTGCAAAATCCGTTCGAATACGGACGGCAATCGGTCAAGGTGTTGGCGGGGTTGGCTCGCGGCGAGAATCTCCAGTCGCTGGGAATTCCCGAAGACGGATTCCTCGACATCCCGGCTCGCAAGATTCGCAAGGATAACCTGGACGAATTTTGGGCCGAGTTGAAGAAGAACATGGGTGAGACAGCGGAGTAA
- the dprA gene encoding DNA-processing protein DprA, translating to MSEFSGNVDDPLIPLLRLAMLPGIGPRTLTALLECFDSPSDVLAASSDALLRVAGVGPKLVEAIRSPDAQIDVEDLIAECQRLQIEIVPQAADGYPKRLLELCDAPPVLFMRGTFVKEDELAVAIVGTRHPTPYGRRQTQVLAAGLARAGVTVVSGLARGIDGIAHQAALDAGGRTIAVLGGGMGAIYPAEHGGLADDVTANGCLISENPPWAKPRAGMFPQRNRLISGLSLGVCVIEAADRSGALITARLASEQGRDCFALPGPVNSRMSRGTNQLIRDGVTLIQSVDDILESLGPLSQPVQVRDSDDAPRQLHQAAELLLNEQECLVLDAIGAMATSIDEIIANTKLPAHRVLSTVSVLEMRRLVRRTGGQHLVRI from the coding sequence TTGTCTGAATTTTCGGGTAACGTCGACGATCCACTGATCCCATTGCTTCGCTTAGCAATGTTGCCCGGCATCGGTCCACGGACGCTGACCGCTTTGCTGGAGTGCTTTGATTCGCCCAGCGATGTTCTTGCCGCATCGTCCGATGCGTTGCTGCGAGTCGCCGGCGTGGGGCCGAAGTTGGTCGAGGCGATCCGCAGTCCCGACGCGCAAATCGACGTCGAGGATTTGATCGCGGAGTGCCAGCGGTTGCAGATCGAGATCGTGCCGCAGGCTGCCGACGGCTATCCCAAACGTTTGCTGGAACTATGCGACGCGCCGCCGGTGTTGTTCATGCGGGGGACGTTTGTCAAAGAAGATGAACTGGCGGTCGCCATCGTCGGCACTCGGCATCCGACGCCTTATGGGCGACGGCAGACGCAGGTGTTGGCGGCGGGCTTGGCTCGCGCGGGAGTGACCGTTGTCAGTGGGCTGGCGCGGGGAATCGATGGCATCGCTCATCAGGCGGCGCTCGATGCGGGAGGCCGCACGATCGCGGTGCTCGGCGGCGGAATGGGGGCGATCTATCCGGCGGAACATGGTGGTTTGGCGGATGACGTGACGGCCAACGGGTGTTTGATCAGCGAGAATCCGCCGTGGGCCAAGCCGCGTGCGGGAATGTTCCCGCAACGCAACCGTTTGATCAGCGGGCTGTCGCTTGGCGTCTGCGTGATCGAAGCGGCCGACCGTAGCGGTGCGCTGATTACAGCGCGATTGGCGAGCGAGCAGGGACGCGACTGTTTCGCCCTGCCCGGTCCCGTCAATTCTCGTATGTCGCGCGGCACGAATCAATTGATCCGCGATGGCGTCACGTTGATCCAATCGGTCGACGACATCTTGGAGAGCCTAGGGCCGTTGTCTCAACCGGTCCAGGTTCGCGATTCCGACGACGCTCCGCGACAATTGCATCAGGCCGCCGAGTTGCTGTTGAATGAACAGGAGTGCCTAGTGCTCGACGCGATCGGCGCCATGGCAACATCGATCGACGAGATCATCGCCAACACGAAATTGCCAGCTCACCGAGTGCTGTCGACCGTCAGCGTGCTGGAGATGCGACGCTTGGTTCGACGGACCGGCGGCCAGCACCTAGTGCGGATTTAA
- a CDS encoding dual specificity protein phosphatase family protein has product MDPKPETPLPKNVPLWQRMYARGVFYPTLTWNMLLGRALKVRRWWDPIDPHVIVGAYPFARDVSLMYEQGVRAVVNTCEEYAGPQAVYDAMGIEQFRMPTTDFTHPKLEDIERAVEFVQSHVAQEHTVYIHCKAGRARSATVALCWLIKYRGQTPEQAQKILLERRPHVNPHVYLRPVVAEFAKRLS; this is encoded by the coding sequence ATGGATCCCAAGCCAGAAACGCCGCTTCCCAAGAACGTTCCGCTGTGGCAGCGCATGTACGCACGGGGCGTCTTCTATCCGACGTTGACGTGGAACATGTTGTTGGGGCGAGCGTTGAAAGTTCGCCGCTGGTGGGATCCGATCGATCCGCATGTGATCGTCGGCGCGTATCCGTTCGCTCGCGATGTCTCGCTGATGTACGAGCAGGGAGTCCGTGCGGTCGTCAACACGTGTGAAGAGTATGCTGGCCCGCAAGCTGTCTACGACGCGATGGGAATCGAACAGTTCCGCATGCCGACGACCGACTTCACGCATCCGAAGTTGGAGGATATCGAGCGGGCTGTCGAATTTGTGCAGTCGCACGTCGCTCAAGAGCACACGGTTTACATCCACTGCAAAGCGGGCCGCGCCCGCAGCGCAACGGTCGCTCTTTGTTGGTTGATCAAGTATCGCGGACAAACTCCCGAACAGGCCCAGAAGATTCTGCTTGAGCGTCGACCGCATGTGAATCCGCATGTCTATCTACGTCCGGTCGTCGCTGAATTTGCCAAGCGGCTCAGCTAG
- the aroH gene encoding chorismate mutase, whose translation MPNLVCRGVRGAITVDENSKSQILLATRQMLALMMRQNDIQATDLASAIFTVTKDLDAEFPALAARQLGWIDVPLMCGYEISVSGSLPRCIRVLLHWNTDVPQDKIHHVYLRDAASLRPDLCKLPPVDDAELEAWIAENLQS comes from the coding sequence ATGCCCAATCTGGTTTGCCGCGGCGTGCGCGGCGCGATAACGGTCGACGAAAATTCAAAATCGCAAATTTTACTTGCGACACGGCAGATGTTGGCCTTGATGATGCGTCAAAACGACATCCAGGCGACCGATTTGGCCAGTGCCATCTTTACGGTCACCAAAGATCTGGACGCGGAATTTCCTGCTCTTGCGGCGCGGCAATTGGGCTGGATCGATGTCCCCTTGATGTGCGGTTACGAAATCTCGGTCAGTGGTTCCTTGCCACGCTGCATTCGCGTGTTGTTGCATTGGAATACAGACGTCCCGCAAGACAAGATTCACCATGTCTATCTTCGCGATGCGGCCAGCCTAAGGCCCGATCTCTGCAAACTGCCTCCGGTCGATGACGCGGAGTTGGAGGCCTGGATCGCGGAGAATCTGCAATCGTAA
- a CDS encoding response regulator yields MFSQTVCRPMEILLVEDGLLDARVTILALGRCSIHHRVTLVRSISEALAFVRQEGVFRRAPQPDLVLLDLLLPDGNGTDLLRDLRQMPNLSEVPVVVLTASGDPENRTICSTLKVDDYIEKPVDEDKFLRVVREHKRLLVFGARALRSVFPEHTLATSS; encoded by the coding sequence ATGTTTTCACAGACCGTTTGTCGTCCGATGGAGATTTTGCTGGTCGAGGATGGGTTGCTCGATGCGCGGGTAACGATCTTGGCTTTGGGGCGGTGCAGTATCCATCATCGCGTGACCTTGGTGCGGAGCATTTCTGAAGCGTTGGCGTTTGTTCGGCAAGAGGGGGTTTTTCGTCGCGCGCCGCAGCCCGATCTTGTGCTGTTGGATCTGTTGTTGCCCGATGGCAATGGGACGGATCTTTTGCGTGATTTGAGGCAGATGCCGAACTTGTCGGAGGTTCCCGTCGTGGTCCTCACTGCTTCGGGCGATCCCGAAAATCGAACGATTTGTTCGACGCTGAAGGTCGACGACTACATCGAGAAGCCGGTCGATGAAGATAAGTTTCTGCGCGTTGTCCGCGAGCACAAACGCTTGCTCGTGTTTGGCGCTCGCGCTTTGCGGTCGGTCTTTCCCGAGCACACGCTGGCGACATCGTCGTAG
- a CDS encoding glycosyltransferase family 2 protein, producing the protein MSEFDPASKQTKTPTPMAGGGGQLSLENDGGMAINDPRVWTHEHYRNCCDLLGPAVCRRMGIFPLPEGFLLSVVVPVYNEATTVERAITRLRSTGLPLQIILVNDGSTDGSHEVLDALPASADLTVIHHPANAGKGAAVRTGFVAAQGDCVVVQDADLEYDPNDFRWLLQPLVADEADVVYGTRYGHCDRQVSPWWHQAVNGLITGLCNLAIGLRLSDVETCYKMVRRDIIQELVLDLKENRFGIEIELTAKLAQRKLRFTERPIRYQHRWYDEGKKIGWKDGVSALWCIVRYGLLGRVK; encoded by the coding sequence ATGTCGGAATTCGACCCCGCGTCAAAACAAACGAAAACGCCGACACCGATGGCGGGAGGGGGCGGCCAGCTGTCGCTGGAGAACGACGGCGGCATGGCGATCAATGATCCTCGTGTCTGGACGCATGAGCACTATCGGAATTGTTGCGATTTGCTAGGGCCGGCGGTCTGTCGTCGGATGGGGATTTTCCCACTGCCCGAAGGGTTCCTGTTGTCGGTTGTCGTCCCGGTCTACAACGAAGCGACGACGGTGGAACGGGCGATTACGCGGTTGCGCAGCACCGGTTTGCCGCTGCAAATCATCTTGGTCAACGACGGCAGCACCGACGGGAGTCACGAAGTGCTCGACGCCCTGCCCGCATCGGCCGATTTAACCGTCATCCATCATCCTGCCAACGCGGGCAAGGGAGCAGCGGTGCGGACTGGCTTTGTGGCGGCCCAAGGTGATTGCGTGGTCGTGCAAGATGCCGATCTTGAATACGACCCAAACGACTTTCGGTGGCTGTTGCAACCCTTGGTCGCCGACGAGGCGGATGTGGTGTACGGCACGCGTTATGGCCATTGCGATCGCCAAGTGTCCCCTTGGTGGCACCAGGCCGTCAATGGTTTGATTACGGGGTTGTGCAACCTTGCCATTGGGTTGCGATTGAGCGACGTCGAAACGTGTTACAAGATGGTGCGTCGAGACATCATTCAAGAACTGGTCCTCGACTTGAAAGAGAACCGTTTTGGCATCGAAATCGAACTGACTGCGAAGCTTGCCCAACGTAAGTTGCGGTTCACCGAACGCCCCATCCGGTACCAACATCGGTGGTATGACGAGGGCAAGAAAATTGGTTGGAAAGATGGGGTCAGCGCATTGTGGTGCATCGTGCGCTATGGACTGTTGGGGCGAGTTAAGTGA
- the folK gene encoding 2-amino-4-hydroxy-6-hydroxymethyldihydropteridine diphosphokinase: MPHCLISLGSNLGDRDELMRSAAMAIARHPDVLAMRCSRIFTTPPVGGPSGQSIFFNAAAVIETTLSTAGVLNLLQQTEQDLGRVRKQRWDQRSIDLDVVLYGDFVGASLQLKLPHPRYTARGFVLAPAQDVAGDWRDPRFGWTLRQLYEHLQAAAPSVALVGGGSELRSEICNQLSAQHGIAIRRHTASPPAMSIIGHAPGTVAAANQTPPAAQTANISTPDNTPWVADFVPEAIATTSPEIASRDPNMPRLIARLHRTTPETRWPSPQIIYRNGWNWPEYRLEVDDLPWAVSEVAAAIDSMQCEVHPITPDGNWASDT, from the coding sequence GTGCCCCACTGCCTGATTAGTCTGGGATCCAACCTCGGCGATCGCGATGAATTAATGCGATCCGCGGCGATGGCGATCGCCCGCCACCCCGACGTCCTGGCGATGCGATGCAGCCGGATCTTTACCACGCCGCCGGTCGGTGGCCCCAGCGGCCAATCGATCTTCTTCAACGCAGCGGCCGTGATCGAAACGACCCTCTCGACCGCTGGCGTACTGAACCTACTGCAGCAGACCGAACAAGATCTTGGCCGCGTTCGCAAACAGCGATGGGACCAACGCAGCATTGACTTGGACGTTGTCTTATACGGCGATTTCGTCGGCGCATCGCTGCAACTAAAACTCCCCCACCCTCGCTACACCGCCCGCGGGTTTGTCTTGGCTCCCGCCCAAGATGTCGCTGGCGATTGGCGCGATCCGAGGTTTGGATGGACCCTGCGACAACTCTACGAACACCTCCAAGCCGCCGCTCCGTCGGTCGCTCTGGTCGGAGGGGGTAGCGAACTGAGATCCGAGATCTGCAACCAACTGTCCGCGCAGCACGGCATCGCGATCCGCCGCCACACCGCATCCCCACCGGCGATGTCGATCATCGGCCACGCCCCCGGCACCGTAGCGGCAGCAAACCAAACGCCCCCCGCTGCCCAGACCGCCAACATATCGACGCCCGACAACACACCGTGGGTCGCCGATTTTGTTCCCGAAGCGATCGCGACGACCTCGCCCGAGATCGCCTCGCGCGATCCCAACATGCCGCGACTGATCGCTCGACTGCACCGCACGACGCCCGAAACCCGCTGGCCCTCGCCGCAGATCATCTATCGCAACGGTTGGAATTGGCCCGAATACCGCCTGGAAGTCGACGACCTCCCATGGGCGGTAAGCGAAGTCGCCGCGGCGATCGATTCGATGCAGTGCGAAGTGCATCCGATCACCCCCGACGGCAACTGGGCATCCGACACCTAA
- the panC gene encoding pantoate--beta-alanine ligase, which produces MKIVKLVTEAQRWTLDQRAVGNRVGLVPTMGALHAGHISLAQRSRTTCDRTAATIFVNPTQFAPSEDLDKYPRTLDADLEKLEAAGVDLVFTPEPSEIYPAGFSTYVSPPAVGGTLEGASRPDHFRGVTTVVMKLFNIVPATHAFFGQKDYQQAAVISAMCRDLNVPIQLEICPIVREPDGLAMSSRNRYLSDDQRQRALGLSRALQAAEQQFHSGTTDGPQLEQTMLRALTEAKVNTLEYAVIADAITLQPLPTIDRPAVALIAARVGVTRLIDNMLLTPGN; this is translated from the coding sequence ATGAAAATCGTAAAACTTGTCACCGAGGCCCAGCGATGGACGCTCGACCAACGCGCCGTCGGGAATCGCGTCGGCCTGGTCCCTACCATGGGGGCACTCCACGCCGGTCACATCAGCCTGGCCCAACGGAGTCGCACGACCTGCGATCGCACCGCGGCCACGATCTTCGTGAACCCCACGCAATTCGCTCCTAGCGAAGACCTCGACAAATATCCCCGCACGCTCGACGCGGACCTTGAAAAACTGGAAGCCGCCGGCGTCGACTTGGTCTTCACCCCCGAACCGAGCGAAATCTACCCGGCGGGATTTTCGACCTACGTCAGCCCTCCCGCTGTTGGCGGCACGCTGGAAGGAGCCAGCCGCCCCGACCACTTCCGCGGCGTCACAACGGTCGTCATGAAGCTGTTTAATATAGTTCCGGCCACTCACGCCTTCTTCGGCCAAAAAGACTACCAACAAGCCGCCGTCATCTCGGCGATGTGCCGCGACCTGAACGTCCCGATCCAACTGGAGATCTGCCCGATCGTCCGCGAGCCCGACGGATTGGCGATGAGCTCGCGAAATCGCTATCTCTCGGACGACCAACGACAGCGAGCCCTAGGCCTGAGCCGGGCCCTGCAGGCGGCCGAGCAGCAGTTCCACAGCGGCACAACCGACGGCCCACAGCTAGAACAAACCATGCTCCGCGCACTGACCGAAGCCAAGGTCAACACGCTCGAATACGCAGTAATCGCCGACGCGATCACGCTCCAACCGCTGCCAACGATCGATCGCCCCGCCGTCGCCCTGATCGCCGCCCGCGTCGGCGTGACCCGGCTGATCGACAACATGCTGCTGACGCCAGGCAATTAA
- the leuC gene encoding 3-isopropylmalate dehydratase large subunit, with translation MTTAQSSGGQPRTMFEKIWDNHVVHSEPGKQTILYIDLHLVHEVTSPQAFEGLRLAGRKVRQPGRTIATPDHNVPTSDRSLPIADPIARKQIDTLRNNCKEFGVQLFDIDDVRQGIVHVIGPENGFTQPGMTIVCGDSHTATHGAFGSLAFGIGTSEVEHVLATQTLLQYKPKTFELRVEGDLPRGVTAKDTILYLIGKIGTAGGTGYVLEFTGDPIRKFSMEERMTVCNMSIEAGARAGLIAPDELTFEYLRGKPEAPKDFDAAVEKWKQLPSDPGATYDRSEVFQGSDIQPQITWGTNPGQVISVMDRIPSPGDSTDPTEQKSTAQALEYMGLTAGKSLTDVHIDRVFIGSCTNARIEDLRAAAAVAKGHKVSGSVNAMVVPGSGKVKRQAEEEGLDVIFKEAGFDWREAGCSMCLAMNPDKLAPGERCASTSNRNFEGRQGKGGRTHLVSPEMATAAAVAGHFTDVRQWDFKS, from the coding sequence ATGACAACAGCACAAAGCAGCGGGGGACAGCCCCGCACGATGTTTGAAAAGATCTGGGACAACCATGTTGTTCACAGCGAACCTGGCAAACAGACGATCCTTTATATCGACCTGCACCTGGTTCACGAAGTGACCAGCCCGCAGGCGTTTGAAGGTTTGCGGCTCGCAGGCCGCAAGGTGCGTCAGCCCGGTCGCACGATCGCAACTCCCGATCACAACGTCCCGACCAGCGACCGCAGCCTGCCGATCGCCGACCCGATCGCTCGCAAGCAGATCGACACCCTGCGCAATAACTGCAAGGAGTTCGGTGTCCAGTTGTTCGACATCGACGACGTTCGCCAAGGGATCGTCCACGTCATCGGCCCCGAAAACGGCTTCACCCAGCCCGGCATGACGATCGTCTGCGGCGACAGCCACACCGCCACCCACGGTGCGTTTGGATCGTTGGCGTTCGGCATCGGCACCAGCGAAGTCGAACACGTCCTGGCGACGCAGACCCTGCTGCAATACAAGCCGAAGACTTTTGAACTGCGTGTCGAAGGGGACCTCCCCCGCGGCGTCACGGCAAAAGACACGATCCTGTATCTGATCGGTAAGATCGGCACCGCCGGGGGAACCGGTTACGTGCTGGAATTCACCGGCGATCCGATCCGCAAATTCTCAATGGAAGAGCGGATGACGGTCTGCAACATGTCGATCGAAGCGGGGGCTCGCGCCGGCCTGATCGCTCCCGACGAGCTCACCTTTGAGTATCTCCGCGGCAAGCCCGAAGCCCCCAAGGACTTCGACGCCGCTGTCGAGAAGTGGAAGCAACTGCCAAGCGACCCCGGGGCCACCTACGACCGCAGCGAGGTCTTCCAAGGTTCCGACATCCAACCGCAAATCACCTGGGGAACCAACCCCGGCCAAGTGATCAGCGTGATGGACCGGATCCCGTCGCCAGGCGATTCGACCGACCCGACCGAACAAAAATCGACGGCTCAAGCGCTCGAATACATGGGCCTGACCGCCGGCAAATCGCTGACCGACGTCCATATCGACCGCGTATTCATCGGCTCGTGCACCAATGCACGGATCGAAGACTTGCGAGCCGCCGCGGCAGTCGCCAAGGGGCACAAGGTCAGTGGCAGTGTCAACGCGATGGTTGTTCCGGGCAGCGGCAAAGTCAAACGACAAGCCGAAGAAGAAGGCCTGGATGTGATCTTCAAGGAAGCCGGCTTCGATTGGCGTGAAGCGGGCTGCAGCATGTGCCTGGCGATGAACCCCGACAAACTCGCTCCGGGCGAACGCTGTGCCAGCACCAGCAACCGCAACTTCGAAGGACGCC